The genomic region TTACCAAACGAATGGCAACAATGAAAAACCTACTTGGCATAATCTCTGGCGCAAAGGCGAAGCGCAGAGAAAAACATAAacggaaacttttttatatgtaaagaaGTTTGGTAAAAAGTATAGAGCAACAGCGAACGTATGACATAAAGTGGCAGAgaattacaaacaaaattttgtttgatgaaGAAAAGGCTCAAACATTTGAGAGGAAAATGAGGGAGAGTGCCAGTTATGAGCATTTTTGAGGGTAGATAGAGTCAGTGATTATAAGAATGAACTCGTAAATAGAGAACATGAATACATTTGACTAGCTTCTGAGTCGTAAAACCCATTAAAGTCCATATTTAATGATGGTATAATAAATTTGAGAGTTTTTACGATTTAATACTGAGTATTTGCGTAGAGCTCAATTGGCCGCAAACACTCAGTAAGTGAACTGTGAAATAGCATTCAATGAAGAGCCAGAGAGCTGAGCTGGGAACACGTTCCTCTCCTGCGCTCTAGTTTGAGCACCAAACCAATTGGTTTACCAAATTGCGTATGAGAGCGAAACTCTACAAACCGCCTTGGTTCGTATTTTTGGGGTGGTTGCACGTTTGGCCGCCTGCTTGTGGCAGGCATCGTGTACGCCAGCTCGTTCAACCATACACCTTTTTCGTTACACTAAAACATCGTAAAACTATTAACTGTCGCTGCTGCTCCAACGGCTGATTGTTCGAACATCGTCTTTGCCGTCGCTTTTGCTTTGGCCGCTGCTACTCCGACTACGGCCATACCGTGTCTACAAACAACCGACTCGAAAGCAAGTCGAATTGCTAATACGATAGCGACTGCTTTGCGCGACGAGTACGAGTAAAAATGTTGAGCTCGCCAGCGCTGTGCAATCAGTTCGAGTTCTCGCGTCGTCGAAAGTGGACGTATAGGCTGTGCACGATTTTACGCGAAAAACgggtttttcagtttttcttttttccatacaTACAACCACCAAACAAACAAACGCTTTACGTTAGTTGAAGCGCAGAAAATCGAAGTGACAGTAGAGTACATATGAAAAAGTCAATAATGACCGAAAACAAAAGTCGTGCAAAAGTGCTTGCTTTACACCGCCCAACAAATGAAAGGCGTTTAAGCCAATAAAAAAGAGAATAATTTCGTGTGCAAGTTTACGAAGCGAGAAGCAAGTGTAGCAGCAGTACGggcgaaaagcaaaaaaataaaactggtGTAGTGAAAAAGTTCAACgacaacgacgacgacgacgattGCGTTGACAAGTGATTTGCTTTGCGTGCTGTGCGTGAAAATTGCTGGGTGAAAATTTCAGTTAATGAAAAATTCATGAAGAAAATTTCGTAAATTCAGTTGGTGGACAAAGTGCTATGTGTTTTTGGAGAAAATCGAAtaaattggaaattaaattaaagcaacGCAATTGAAACAGTGAAATcgatttgcatacaaaattgtcttcaaactaaaaaatttaaaaaagtatcaGAAAAGTTAAGAGAAACAACAACTGAAAGTGCACAGTTAGTATTTACCGCAATGAAATAGCTAAATGCAGCTGAAGTGTGGCGCTTACCTGAACGCAGCGCGCATTAAACGCGTTTGTATGCAAGCGCACAGCTGTTTAAtacactaaaaaaaataataatcataagaaataattagataaacaaaataaatatgtgcaaACTAAGTAGGCTGCCAAGGCGACGACACGCTAATTACAGCGCGTGCACGCTGTTGCTACTAACCGCATACATTATCAGCAACGGTTGCATAGGTGTTGCCACAGCGCTGCACAATAAGGGCGCCGACAGACCAGAGTCCAGCTACGCGCTCTCCTCGGACTCTGCTTCAGCGAGTGCGGCCAGCATGATGGCCACCTCTATAGCGGGCGCGGCTGCTACGGCAGGCGCTGCCATTACAGGCACTGCGAACAACAAGGATGCAGCGGGCGCCACAACTGGTGTCGCGGCCTCCGCAGCCGCACAGCCAGCGCCGACCAATCAATGTTCCTGGCAGTACAATGGCACCACATCGGTACGCTGTAATCTACGCACTATTGAACGGCACATCGCGCTCGATTTGCAGGGCGCTGATGGCACCAGCCAGCTGGAGATCAAATGCAGCGAACTCTACCTCTTCGAATCACAACTGCCACAGGCGGCATTTGCGCGCCTACAAACGCTCGATGTGCTGCGTATTGATGGCTGCAAATTGCTGCAATTGCCAAATAATGCATTCGAGGGTCTGAATGTGTTGCGCACATTGGCTGTGAATACGCGTAATCCCGATTGGGGACCAGGCAAAACTTTGGAGCTCTATCCGGACTCGTTGAATAGCCTGAAGCAGTTGACCGAATTGCAGTTGGGCCATAATAATTTGCGTGCGTTGCCAGCTGGCTTCCTCTGTCCGGTGGGGAATCTGCAAGTGTTAAATTTGACGCATAATCGTATACGTTCGGCGGAGAATCTGGGCTTTGCCGATATGAATTGTAATGGCGGCAGTGAGTTGCAGGTGTTGGACGCGAGTTACAATGAGCTGCGCTCGGTGACCGAGAGTTGGGGCATATCGCGACTGCGACGTTtacagcaattaaatttgcagcATAATAATATATCGGAGTTGTCTGGTGAGGCTTTGGCCGGCTTGAGTTCGCTGCGTATTGTGAATTTGAGCAACAATCATTTGGAAACACTGCCCGAGGGACTGTTCGCCGGTTCGAAAGAGCTGCGCGAAATACACTTGcagaacaatgagctgtacgagctGCCCAAGGGACTGTTTCATCGGCTCGAGCAGCTGCTGGTGGTGGATTTGTCCGGCAATCAGTTGACCTCGAATCATATAGACAACACTACATTCGCTGGCCTCATACGTTTGATTGTTTTGAATTTGGCGCATAATGCTTTGACACGAATTGACTATCGCACCTTCAAGGAGTTGTATTTCCTGCAGATTTTGAACTTGCGCAATAATTCTATTGGCCATATTGAGGACAACGCCTTTTTGCCGCTATATAATTTGCACACCTTAAATTTGGCTGAGAATCGTTTGCATACCTTGGATGATAAGCTCTTCAATGGCTTGTATGTGCTGTCAAAGTTGACActcaacaacaacttaattAGCGTGATTGAaccaaatgttttcaaaaactgTTCGGACCTGAAGGAACTCGATCTTAGCTCGAATCAGCTGAATGAAGTGCCACGCGCATTACAAGATCTCGCGATGTTACGTACATTGGATTTGGGTGAGAATCAGATACGCACTTTTGACAACCAAAGTTTTAAGAACCTGCATCAGCTGACGGGTCTACGTTTGATAGACAACCAAATTGGCAATATCAGTGTGGGCATGTTTGCCGACTTACCACGTCTCAGTGTACTCAATCTTGCCAAGAATCGCATACAGTCCATTGAACGCGGCGCTTTTGATAAGAATTTTGAGCTGGAGGCCATACGCCTCGATCGTAACTTCCTGTCCGATATTAATGGTGTGTTTGCTACTTTGGTCTCGCTGCTGTGGCTCAACCTCTCCGAAAATCATTTGGTCTGGTTCGACTATGCTTTCATACCGAGTAATCTGAAGTGGTTGGACATACATGGCAACTACATTGAGGCGCTGGGCAACTACTATAAACTGCAAGAGGAGATACGTGTTAAGACGCTGGATGCCAGTCACAATCGCATCACTGAAATCGGCGCTATGTCCATACCGAATACCATCGAATTGTTATTCATCAACAACAACCTCATCAGCACTGTGCACCCGAATGCGTTTGTGGATAAAGTGAATTTGGCGCGTGTTGATCTGTACGCCAACGCTCTGTCTAAGTTGCAATTACAGCAGTTGCGTGTCGCACCCGTTCAACCGGCTAAACCGCTGCCGGAGTTCTATCTTGGCGGTAATCCGTTCGAGTGCGACTGCACCATGGACTGGCTGCAGCGCATCAACAACCTCACCACACGTCAGCATCCGCGCGTCATGGATCTTAACAACATTGAATGTGTCATGCCACATGCACGCGGTGCACCTGTGCGCCCACTTACCTCACTCAAACCACAAGACTTTCTTTGTCGCTATGAGTCGCACTGTTTTGCGCTGTGCCATTGCTGTGACTTTGATGCCTGTGATTGTGAGATGACGTGCCCCAGCAATTGCACTTGTTACCACGACCAGATTTGGTCGACGAATGTCGTAGATTGTGGTGGCCAACAGACTACAGAACTGCCACGTCGTGTACCCATGGACTCGAGTGTTGTTTATTTGGATGGCAACAACTTCCCCGTGCTGAGGGATCACGCCTTCATAGGACGTAAAAATCTGCGTTCGCTCTATGTGAACGGCAGTCAGGTGGCGCGCATACAAAATCGTACCTTCGCTGGTCTCATCTCGCTGCAGGTGCTCCACTTGGAGGACAATCTCTTACGCACGCTGCACGGCAATGAATTCGAGTTTCTGGTGGCACTGCGTGAGCTCTACTTACAAAACAATCAGCTGACTTCGCTGGACAACATTACGCTAGCACCGTTGGTATCGCTGGAAGTGCTGCGCATAGACGGTAATCGCCTGTTGACGCTCACCATGTGGCAGCTGCAGCAACCACAGTTCAAACAAATGCGTGCACTGGCATTAGGCCGAAATCAGTGGAGTTGTCGCTGTAAGTTTCTGCAGGAACTGACC from Bactrocera tryoni isolate S06 chromosome 3, CSIRO_BtryS06_freeze2, whole genome shotgun sequence harbors:
- the LOC120772201 gene encoding toll-like receptor 7 is translated as MCKLSRLPRRRHANYSACTLLLLTAYIISNGCIGVATALHNKGADRPESSYALSSDSASASAASMMATSIAGAAATAGAAITGTANNKDAAGATTGVAASAAAQPAPTNQCSWQYNGTTSVRCNLRTIERHIALDLQGADGTSQLEIKCSELYLFESQLPQAAFARLQTLDVLRIDGCKLLQLPNNAFEGLNVLRTLAVNTRNPDWGPGKTLELYPDSLNSLKQLTELQLGHNNLRALPAGFLCPVGNLQVLNLTHNRIRSAENLGFADMNCNGGSELQVLDASYNELRSVTESWGISRLRRLQQLNLQHNNISELSGEALAGLSSLRIVNLSNNHLETLPEGLFAGSKELREIHLQNNELYELPKGLFHRLEQLLVVDLSGNQLTSNHIDNTTFAGLIRLIVLNLAHNALTRIDYRTFKELYFLQILNLRNNSIGHIEDNAFLPLYNLHTLNLAENRLHTLDDKLFNGLYVLSKLTLNNNLISVIEPNVFKNCSDLKELDLSSNQLNEVPRALQDLAMLRTLDLGENQIRTFDNQSFKNLHQLTGLRLIDNQIGNISVGMFADLPRLSVLNLAKNRIQSIERGAFDKNFELEAIRLDRNFLSDINGVFATLVSLLWLNLSENHLVWFDYAFIPSNLKWLDIHGNYIEALGNYYKLQEEIRVKTLDASHNRITEIGAMSIPNTIELLFINNNLISTVHPNAFVDKVNLARVDLYANALSKLQLQQLRVAPVQPAKPLPEFYLGGNPFECDCTMDWLQRINNLTTRQHPRVMDLNNIECVMPHARGAPVRPLTSLKPQDFLCRYESHCFALCHCCDFDACDCEMTCPSNCTCYHDQIWSTNVVDCGGQQTTELPRRVPMDSSVVYLDGNNFPVLRDHAFIGRKNLRSLYVNGSQVARIQNRTFAGLISLQVLHLEDNLLRTLHGNEFEFLVALRELYLQNNQLTSLDNITLAPLVSLEVLRIDGNRLLTLTMWQLQQPQFKQMRALALGRNQWSCRCKFLQELTAYVADNAQIVLDMQDIYCVDVGVSDTSVVQKRELDFNATAACTDYYAGGSMLQHGIPKTYIPLLAAALALIFLLVVVIIIFVFRESLRIWLFAHYGVRVFGPRCEETEKLYDAVLLHSAKDSEFVAQHLVAELETGRPPLRICLQHRDLAHDATHYQLLEASRVSRRVVILLSRNFLQTEWSRCELRRAVHDALRNRPQKLVVIEEPEVQFEAESDIELLPYLKTSAVHRIRRADRHFWEKLRYALPADYPTYRGGVAGVPGNNYTLDHNHERIKQPSSPGILYRQAPPPAYCTEGVAGELIGAEPTNYSSATTATPSPRPQRREHSASANTAAGTLHHPIVGSHLHPSAAQQATLAAAAAQRGAELSGNATGAANNSQYYHHATAPSQTYGMRPPSEHIYSSIDSDYSTLDNENMLMMPPPSPTPNGGATVQSLQRFHQHQQQQQQQLMSQTWRPQQQQQQNQKQQQRRGDCETTSSVTSVTAPSGQQQGPHVQAYLV